Proteins encoded by one window of Channa argus isolate prfri chromosome 1, Channa argus male v1.0, whole genome shotgun sequence:
- the LOC137100677 gene encoding major histocompatibility complex class I-related gene protein-like: protein MKSLFLLLLFCHVSSPVKHSLKILYTASSGIQNLPELVIVALVDDVQAGYCNSNKTIEIHQEVWKKLFKDKPELMELCTRWCFDILPKLFKSTLDRIMQQFNQTEGFHILQYMESCESDEQTGNTYLVEGGYDGEDFISFDVTKRKWTSQKPEADVIKRELEADKDRIEETVYLITQTSSVWLKLALNYGESFLLRTVPPSVSLLQKSPSSPVSCHARGFYPDRATMFWRKDGQELHEDVDHGEILPNHDGTFQMRVDLNISSVKPEDWRRYDCVFQLSGVEDDSVITLDKAVIRTNWVPPSQVPAGAVIGVVVGLMLLSVCITGLFIWRKKKNNGSREIRRDVL from the exons TGAAACATTCCCTCAAGATTCTCTACACTGCATCTTCTGGAATCCAAAACCTCCCAGAGTTGGTGATTGTTGCCCTGGTTGATGACGTTCAGGCAGGttactgcaacagcaacaaaaccataGAAATACACCAGGAAGTGtggaaaaaactgttcaaagacAAACCTGAGCTAATGGAGCTGTGCACTCGATGGTGTTTCGACATACTGCCTAAACTCTTTAAATCTACACTTGACAGAATTATGCAGCAATTCAATCAAACTGAAG gtttccacattttacagtacatggaaagCTGTGAATCGGATGAACAGACCGGAAACACTTATCTTGTGGAGGGTGGTTATGATGGAGAAGACTTCATATCATTTGATGTGACGAAGCGAAAGTGGACCAGTCAGAAACCAGAGGCTGACGTCATAAAGCGGGAATTAGAGGCTGACAAAGACAGAATAGAAGAGACTGTTTACCTTATCACTCAGACTAGTTCTGTGTGGCTGAAGTTAGCTTTGAATTATGGGGAGAGCTTCTTGTTGAGAACAG ttcctccctcagtgtctctcctccagaagtctccgtcctctccagtcagctgccacgctagaggtttctaccctgacagagccacaatgttctggaggaaagatggacaggagcttcatgaggacgtggaccatggagagatcctccccaaccatgatggaaccttccagatgagagttgatctgaacatttcatcagtcaaacctgaagactggaggagatacgactgtgtgtttcagctctctGGTGTTGAGGACGACAGTGTCATTACACTGGACAAAGCAGTGATCAGAACAAACTGGG TTCCTCCCTCACAGGTTCCTGCTGGTGCTGTCATTGGAGTTGTTGtaggactgatgctgctgtcagtctgcatcactgGACTCTTCatctggaggaagaagaagaacaatg GGTCCAGAGAAATAAGAAGAGACGTCCTGTGA
- the LOC137100547 gene encoding major histocompatibility complex class I-related gene protein-like isoform X2: protein MISVLVDNVQAGYCDSNKTISVNHDVWKKLFKDNPGLLDLCTEQCVEIQPKRFKSRLDRIMQHFNQTEGVHILQFIEGVQLDEQSREHTLFVQCGYDGEGFMSLDLTMQTWISVKPEADAIKQDWEADKAGIGSYIHFLTQTYPAWLGMCLYHGGSFLLKTVPPSVSLLQKSPSSPVSCHATGFYPDRATMFWRKDGQELHEDVDHEEILPNHDGTFQMRVDLNISSIKPEDWRRYECVFQFSCVKKNITTKLDKVVIRTNCVSPVDAIVGVVAGLMLLSVCITALVIWRKKKKNIGSQ from the exons ATGATATCTGTCCTGGTTGATAATGTTCAGGCAGGTTACTGCGACAGCAACAAAACCATCTCAGTAAACCACGATGTGtggaaaaaactgttcaaagacAATCCTGGGCTCCTGGACCTGTGCACTGAACAATGTGTCGAGATACAGCCCAAACGCTTTAAATCCAGACTTGACAGAATTATGCAGCACTTCAATCAAACTGAAG GTGTCCACATTTTACAGTTCATAGAAGGAGTTCAATTGGATGAACAGAGCAGAGAACACACTCTTTTTGTACAATGTGGTTATGATGGAGAAGGCTTCATGTCATTAGACCTGACGATGCAAACGTGGATCAGTGTGAAACCAGAGGCTGACGCCATCAAACAGGACTGGGAGGCTGACAAAGCTGGAATAGGATCATATATTCACTTCCTCACTCAGACTTATCCTGCGTGGCTGGGGATGTGTTTATATCATGGGGGGAGCTTCTTGTTGAAAACAG TTcctccctcagtgtctctcctccagaagtctccatcctctccagtcagctgccacgctacaggtttctaccctgacagagccacaatgttctggaggaaagatggacaggagcttcatgaggacgtggaccatgaagagatcctccccaaccatgatggaaccttccagatgagagtTGATCTGAATATTTCATCAAtcaaacctgaagactggaggagatacgagtgtgtgtttcagttttcttgtgtaaagaaaaacatcaccACCAAACTGGACAAAGTTGTGATCAGGACCAACTGTG TTTCTCCTGTCGACGCCATTGTTGGAGTTGTTGcaggactgatgctgctgtcagtctgcatcactgcactcgtcatctggaggaagaagaagaagaatattg GCTCCCAGTGA
- the LOC137100547 gene encoding major histocompatibility complex class I-related gene protein-like isoform X1, whose translation MEITHIMQNFSQIVQTPYFSVILDQIRMKSLFLLLLFCHVSSPVKHSLKTLYTVTSGFPNLPELMISVLVDNVQAGYCDSNKTISVNHDVWKKLFKDNPGLLDLCTEQCVEIQPKRFKSRLDRIMQHFNQTEGVHILQFIEGVQLDEQSREHTLFVQCGYDGEGFMSLDLTMQTWISVKPEADAIKQDWEADKAGIGSYIHFLTQTYPAWLGMCLYHGGSFLLKTVPPSVSLLQKSPSSPVSCHATGFYPDRATMFWRKDGQELHEDVDHEEILPNHDGTFQMRVDLNISSIKPEDWRRYECVFQFSCVKKNITTKLDKVVIRTNCVSPVDAIVGVVAGLMLLSVCITALVIWRKKKKNIGSQ comes from the exons ATGGAAATCACTCACATTATGCAGAACTTCAGCCAAATAGTCCAAACACCGTATTTCTCCGTGATTCTTGATCAAATCAGGATGAAGTCgttatttctgttgcttctcttcTGTCACGTTTCATCACCAG TGAAACATTCCCTTAAGACTCTCTACACTGTAACATCTGGATTCCCAAACCTCCCAGAGTTGATGATATCTGTCCTGGTTGATAATGTTCAGGCAGGTTACTGCGACAGCAACAAAACCATCTCAGTAAACCACGATGTGtggaaaaaactgttcaaagacAATCCTGGGCTCCTGGACCTGTGCACTGAACAATGTGTCGAGATACAGCCCAAACGCTTTAAATCCAGACTTGACAGAATTATGCAGCACTTCAATCAAACTGAAG GTGTCCACATTTTACAGTTCATAGAAGGAGTTCAATTGGATGAACAGAGCAGAGAACACACTCTTTTTGTACAATGTGGTTATGATGGAGAAGGCTTCATGTCATTAGACCTGACGATGCAAACGTGGATCAGTGTGAAACCAGAGGCTGACGCCATCAAACAGGACTGGGAGGCTGACAAAGCTGGAATAGGATCATATATTCACTTCCTCACTCAGACTTATCCTGCGTGGCTGGGGATGTGTTTATATCATGGGGGGAGCTTCTTGTTGAAAACAG TTcctccctcagtgtctctcctccagaagtctccatcctctccagtcagctgccacgctacaggtttctaccctgacagagccacaatgttctggaggaaagatggacaggagcttcatgaggacgtggaccatgaagagatcctccccaaccatgatggaaccttccagatgagagtTGATCTGAATATTTCATCAAtcaaacctgaagactggaggagatacgagtgtgtgtttcagttttcttgtgtaaagaaaaacatcaccACCAAACTGGACAAAGTTGTGATCAGGACCAACTGTG TTTCTCCTGTCGACGCCATTGTTGGAGTTGTTGcaggactgatgctgctgtcagtctgcatcactgcactcgtcatctggaggaagaagaagaagaatattg GCTCCCAGTGA